The Phoenix dactylifera cultivar Barhee BC4 chromosome 12, palm_55x_up_171113_PBpolish2nd_filt_p, whole genome shotgun sequence genome includes the window ctcataaaatactgtttttgcacaaataacCCTTATATAACCgttcttctaacaccattaataaaaaccatatttattttaattaaatataaaataaagttttgaaattatttttttttatcttctaccgcgatcgccttataaatgtttcttttagcaTATCTacctattaagaatattttagtcattttaatttaaaattgttaattttttaacggcattagatcgcgtaaatatatatgcaaaaataaaaataaaaaaaaattgaacaataaaacaagtattttatcagtctatatatataagtattaatttgaaaaaatatttatataaaatatgatatgtagaaggatatttatgtaaaaaaaattattataaaatcATGACCATGAACTTGGCTGGCCCTTCAACACTCATGACCGCAGCTTGATATTTTTCTCCCAAATATAAAATTGGCTGGCACTTGGTAAAGTGGAGGGGGAAATTCGGTGTCTGTCAATGCCGTAAATCTTCGCAGCATCGCATGCATGGATGTGGTCGAAGGCTCCTAAAATACGAATAGAAACAAAGAGCAGTGCTCGCGTAACCCAGAAATCTTATAGTAAAAGGTTAGCCGATGTGCGCGGCTCCTGGTCCTCATTTTAATTAGCTCGCAGTTTCCAGTATTGGCGAGAAATATGGAAGCTATGCGTTACGGTGTGAAATTTATGTGTTGCTGTAGCAGTTTTGCAGATCAAAAAGAATTACAGACGGCTTGGATGGGATTGCATTATGCGCGGCATGTACTTCAGACGAACACCATTCTTTTGGAGGATGATTCGGCGACATCTACTCTATGATATTTGGTTGATGGTGAGTAAGAATATTTCAGTTCAGGCTATGCATATATCTCGTGAGGCTAACGGAACGACGGCATATATAGCGAACCACTCAGAAGACATCCTATGGGTTGGGGAGGGTGAAATGCATGAATCATTTCGGAACCTTTTGTTTGCCGATTCTACtggatgtattcgtacccgtgatGTATGAAATTTCCGTttcagcacaaaaaaaaaaaacaccagtTTATTACTTGTCACTTCATGGTAAAACTTAATCATCCACTACATTCTTCTAAGTAACAGCTTTGTCACTCCTAAATCATCATAAGCAATGAAGGCTCATGGAATGCATTTAGGCGCAGATGCTTCTCATCATATAAAACTCATATCACCGGAGAGAAGACTCTTCCTGTGTAGATTGCTCAGCTCCAGAGGGCTAATGAATTGGTTTTTGTCTTCAGCTTGAGGGCGGAGGCAAATCCAGATGCACATCAGATACTCATGACAGAGTCCATTAAAAGTGATGCCTAACTAATAACCAAAGGAAAAAGATCCTCACAATAAAATGCCACGAGAGGTCGCCTGTTACATCGAACTTCCACcggcaagctaactgtgttgcATACTCCACTTCTAACGACAGGTAACATTCTAAGGGCATAGTTGGATAACCGAGCAGGACTACCCAAATAGGCCCCAAGGCATCGAAAGAAACAAAGAGCAGCAAGAAACATGATCCGAGGAAGGAGAGATAGATGCCTTTGCCATGTCAATCTCCTATGAAATGCAAACTCCCTTCATGCATCTCCACTGGGGGATGTTATCCATTTCCATACCATGCACATCACAAATGTCAGACACTATTAAGATAAAACAGCAACATTCTCTGATGAATGGATGATAAAACTAATTGATAATGCTACAGGCCTGGAGCATCTCATTCCTCCAATGAATAAACAATTGATGGCATGCAGGATCAAGTGTGACAAGAGAAAAGAACCTGGCAAGAGAAGATCCGAGGTCTCGCAACGAATTTTCAAGTCAGGAACATGTAGAGGAACAACCAGCATACCAGCAAATGCCTTTGTGATCAGGAGATATGATCTACAGAGATGGCTGCAAAGGTTAACATGCTAGAAAAGAAATCTTGGGTGAATTatcaaaagagaaagaagacatTGAGAGTTGAAACTGAAAGAAGGGGATGCAAATAACCTGATACAACCTTTTTCACTGTAACAAGTATGAATTACCTTGACTTTTCCAGTCTCTAAATTGGAACTAATACAATTTTAGCAAGGACAATCTACCTCTTTAGATACTATCAGATATTTTGACTTCAGATGACAAGAGTCCCAAAGAAAGTTTCGATCACCTCCATCAAAATACTCTGCTTTCATCCTCACCCAACTGTCCTCCACTATTTTACCCAAGAGATGCATTTACTTGTATCTATTTTGGAACTTGCCCACATAAGGAAACATGGCAAGTTACAAACTACTAACCAACAAAATGCCATCGACAAGAAAGAGACCAAGCATGACCTTCATCAGACATGCTGGTTTCTTATTAGGTGCAAGCAAGAAAAATATTGTAGGCATATTTGAAGCTCAATAATCATGCCACAGGATGCAGTCCACATATTTCATAAAGTAGAAAGAACGCCAACAGGAAAAGAATCAGAGCAGCAAAGCAAATAAACTACATTGCAATATGGAACCTGACACAACATGCTAGTTTTCTTTGGCTTCCAACCCCTCGTATTTTCAATCCTTCAACCTCGATTTTGAACTCTGATTATTTGGGTCCTTGTTCTCAGAGGCCCTTCTCACTGGCTAACACTAATCCACAaaagaaaacctaatcttacaAATATAATTTCTTTTTAAACCACAACTGGCATTTCACAGGACAAACCAAAGGCAAAACTCCACTTCACCTGCATCACTTAATGGTGAAATTCTCATCAatctctccctccttttataAGACAAGAGTAGAGGTAATGAAATCAATGTTAGAAAATCCTCTTGTATACCAATTCTAACAATATACTCGTCCATATTATTCCAACTAATGCTGCACTCTATGTATCTCACACAGTTTTCCAAACCTTTATATTCTAGAGTTTGCTTCTACACCACAATAACCAGCCTACCTCAGTATCACAAAGTAGAGCTTTATcacctacaaatagaaaacaagaagaaaacttTGGAATTACATCACATACAAATTAAAAAGTCTGGGGGCTTTAAACACTTGGAGAAGGATCCCATTATCGTTGTTGCTCAGAGTTTTTTTTCTTATCATATCTTTAGGCTTCCTAGCGCATCAgtaaaatattttgaatatttcaTACTCTACCAATGTAAGAACCAAGAACAAGAACAGGAAGAAATTTTTGCCCTATATTTTTTCCACCAATTGCCTTAGTGATCTCTATGGCCTTCCAAGCACGAACCCTAACGCGtttcataaatatatttttattttagtatTTCTTCTACCATCCTTGCCTAATCAATACCAATAAGTTTATCTTGTTGCTGTCTGTGTTCTTATTTAATTAATCTCATTACCAATTTACTGAGAAAATCATTGTTCCATTACCATTTCCCATTTGTTAATAGTATGACTTACAAAGTTAAAAGTTCAACTTAATGATAAGTGTTGCAATCACCTCCCTCATTTATTATAATTGGTATCCAGGACTTTTTTTAACTCATCCAACATTGACCTGGTTTCCAAAATCTCACTATTATTCACTTTGGTTGTTAGAAAATTTGACAAATTGTGTTAATGGAGGAAATTTGGGGTTTAATCAAAGGCAATCAGGTTGCAGCATGCTACTTAATACTGCAATGAGTAAAAATGAGAAGAAAAGACAGTGGGATGCACAGCCTCAGACCTCACTCACCACCAAAGAAAGCAGAGTACCATATTCGAGTCTAAAATCTAGCAGATGAAATGCAACATCCAACCTTTTGATACAGATTGCACAAAATGTAAGCAACCATAGCTTCAAATGAGAAATTGGATCCTAAATTCTCTCAAGAAACCAACTTCCAACTTTATTTTGAGATCGTATAAATTTTAGGCTACCGAAAAAGCTTACTATATGGATTTTTCACACAACGCATCAAATCAGTTGACTCAAACCTTAACTAAATTTTATAATTCCCCCTAAAGCAGAAAACAGGTATAACTTGAACAGCTCTTTTGCATGAAATTTGCTAAGCCAAATGCTTTAAGCCACCAAGGATATTCTGACATACAAGGCAGTAGCCATCTAGGCCCAAAGGCCCTTTGCTAGCTAATTTTGCTGCCTCTTGAATCTGCTTCACCTCaaatacatccaaaaataaTTTGCAACATAATTAGATAAAAAAGTGGATCATATATCTTGTGTCATCTTCCTCTATCGTTCTAAAGAAGCTTTCAGTAATAGCTAATTAATATTCTTTAATATGCTCAAGCAACTTCCTTCTCCTCCATACTTCCATCATGTGGATGTGGTTGCCTCTCCTAATATTTGCACCTATGGAATAAAGTCATGTGCATATTATCCCTTCCTCTTCACTCATAGCCATTTGATTTCAACTCTTTCAGCAGCACAACCGGATATGCTAGCGGGTTAAGcggaaaaaaaggggaaagaggTCAGGATAAAGGAGAAGCAGATAGGAAAAGAGGGACACCAAATAGAATCCACCATTAGATTCACAGAAACTGTAACACAAATTTCATTCCAAACTTTTCCCTATATTTCTTACCATCGATGGAGACAAGATGACCTTACATATCCAACTGCATTAACACTTACAACTTTTTAAAAGACAAATAAATACTTCTACAAACTCTAAAAGACACCATGCATGAACCATAATTAATAAGCCTTGAAATACTAAGAGACACATTCAATATTAATAACACATAATTAAAGCACAATAATTACTAGCTATGTATAATTAACACTAGTCTTTGCTTTCTTGACTAAATTATAGGTCCTTTCAAAATGGGCTGAACTAAGATAGGCTGAACCAAGATGGCTGCTCCATTGCTCTTGCATCACATCATCTCCTGACAAGCCAATTAGGATGTCATCTTAGAACTCTCTCACACCAAACCAGAACAGTAGAATCTTTTTGGAAATCTAGAGCTTGATAGAGAATTATAATCTTCTTGTTTTTCACAGACCAAACAGCTTTGGACCTGGGGTATCCAAAAATGTTAATAGATTCCTCAGTAAAATGCACAACCTATAGCATTAGCATTATAGGACTGCTGTTTCATAGTAAACTCATTGAAGTTTCTAATTCCAGCCACTGTTGCCTAAATCTGGACATGGAAGTGCCCATTCAAATGAAATAGTTAAGAATTTTGGAGTCTTTGAGTGAATTCCAATTAAGAATATACATAATTTGTGTATTGAGTaagtcaaataaacaatgattgGAAACAGAAAAATTAATTCACTTGGATTGTTAAATAGTTTCATTCTTgtaaggaaaaaggaagaaaacaaaagagagaaGTTTTCAAACTCCAGAGACTACTGTTATATGACTTAGAATACATTAGTTTGGCACGTtcgttggattttcatctggtTACAGAATGTCTCCAAGCACAAATAAGATTTTGCATGGTAGCAGGTTCTGAGGGTGGTCTTCTTTGACAAGCAGCAAAAATCTAGGATTCCTTAAAAGTCATATAACATTTAGTTTTTAAACAAGTGGTAATTAGCATTTTTTCCTGATATAGGACTTGAAGAGAAACTATCTGGAAAATAAATGAAATAGATGCCAGATAAGAGTCTTTAAAAGATAAGTCCTAGCAACTAGCTAGCAAGTGTTTATGAGGGACCCATGTAGATTTCAAGATAAATGTGTGTTGATTATGGATGTTGGTCCTagtcctttttggaaaaaaaaatccttccaagaaacaaatgaaaaaataaaagaaggaaagaaagattaATGATATAAAAAGTAAGGGGGGAAGAATAGAAAGAGATACAAGAAGAaatgagaaaaaagaagagcttTATTGGGAAGCATATTGTAATTATAGAACTTGTAAACATGAAGCAGAGAACATAATCACATTTAAAGTAATAAGGAAAAACGAAGATATGGACAAAATAATAAATCCTCAAATCCTTTTTTCTACTTTCCTAGAAGCttaaaaattttgtttttttttcctgcttCAACAGTTAACATTAGTCAACATGCAAGGATAAGCATCGAAGAATTTCTCATGCTAAGATTAAACAGATTCTCATTATCAATGTGCCAATTCTCCACTAGCGCAGGTGACAAAAGGGACAGACTATATTTCGACATTGAACTACACAGAGTTGCAAGATGAAGCTGTAACGAGTAAGCAAACAAGAGGCAGTTCATTCTCCTACATGCAAAGACATGAACACTTGTGCACATATAATTCTCTTGCTAAAGTTGTTGCAAATAGGGCCCTACCTATGATGTCAAACCAAGTAGCTACATGCCCCTTTGGAAGCACTCTTATTATCCCCAGCTACCATATCCACATATAACGTACACTAATGTTTAATATTTGGTTATTGCCTATAAGTTTTTtgagagaaagggaggaagaCCCACCCGCACTATAATTACCTCGGTCCTAGTACTTGGAAATGCACCACCCAGGACTATCTGCTGGTTGATAAACAGTTAACATAGCCTTTGTTCAATATATGGCTCTAATGCTCCTCTACTTATTTAACCCTTTCCTTTCTGAAAGAGAAAGTTCTAAGCTCCTTAGGCTCTATTTGGAATATGCTGCCAAAGTGAGGGAAAGAAAATTGCAATCTGGCATAACCATCTATCAATCTTCCAGGTACAACCATCTAAAATCTAGGCAtacttaattctttttttttcatttttttcacttTTCACCAAAAATAGCCGTAGTGGCAATCCCACTCTTCGAAGATGTTCCAGCACACTATCCTCTACACACTTCATAAAGACATCGACGGTCttgtttatgttttttatttttccccCCATTAGCCTCACTGCCATGCCACTCATAGTTGGCCAACAGCAGCTTGGATAACAATTTTCATAATAATAAACTTCATGATTCTAAAATGCATAGGCAGCAATAGAAATTAAAACTACTCTGGCCAAATTTATGAATAAAAGGTGGAAACACATCCGTAACAGCTAACATATCAATCAAGAAAATACCTCTATATGTTTCAGAAGGGCAGCAGATGACCCTAAGAACTGCACTATGGATAGGAGAAAGGATGGCAAAGGCTAGCAGATTACTGACTCAACTGATATTAGAGCAGGGTACGCATATTTTGGCCTGAAAGCTTGAAAAGAACGGTATCACTAGCACTGTTTCATCCAGCGTGATTAATCTTAATAAGCTTTCCTTGTGGCTTTACTTGCTATCAGCTTTTAAGGGGGAAAAAGGAACAcgaaaagataagaaaaatcGCACCCAGCCCATTAAATCCATTTAAAGTTTCCATTTTATCTATTAAATCTGAAAGATGGTAACTGAATACTATTCTACATTCCAACAAAATATAGTCCTCTTTTTATTTCGAGGAAATAAAACACCAACCGAAGTAGATGAAGAATAGCCCCTTGGAATTTAAGTACCGAAGTTACGAAACCAATCAAAAAGATCACAATTCATTCATTcggggaaaaaaaaacaagcacAATCTCAAGCACTCTTCTTTCTAACCCTAAGATTAAAACAGTTCCAACTAAAGCACCAAAAACAGACGATTTCCcagaaagaaaacagagcaaAGACCTCGATCTTTTACAGGGGCGTGGGCGTGTGCCCCTCGATCGCGCGGCCGCGGGCGGCGCCGCCGGCGCCTGCTGATCAAGAACCACCGGTGGCGGAGGATCTGTAGCGGTAGAGCTTTCCGAAGACGTGGAGCGCAGTGACGAAGCCGATGAAGCAGAGGCTCATCACCAGCACGACGGTAGGGGTCATCTTGAGTCCGGGTGCGTCGTCGGTGTAGAACCTCAGCATGTTGCTTCCCGCGGCCCCGCCGCCGAATCCCCCTCCAGCAGAGCTCCCGCCGCCGCCACCCAGCCTCCGCCGCCGCATCCCTGCCGCCGCGGCCGCCGTCCCCCGTGGTCCTACCGTCATCGGCCGCCCAGCGCCCCCGGCGGACGACGACGCCTGCGACTGCGCGCTTCCCCTCGCCATCGCTATCGAGAGAAAGAGATTCAAAGTGCGAAGTCGGTAGAAAGAGATCGTAGAGATCCGAGTAGCGCACCTCCGTTCGTCCGGTCGAGGAGGGGATGGGATCTATCCGGTTTAGATATGTTCGGATGGTCCGGCGGAGCATGGTAAGTGGAGAGAGGTGGTTTGGAGTGCGTCCACGTTTCGGTAGGGGAGAGGTGTTTATTGTGTGGAAGGAATGGATGGGTGGAAAAGAAGTACAGCGGAAACGGAAGATTCAGGCCTTGGATCCCACATGATCATACGCGCATCAGTTCGGCTGCCTTCATGGTGCAAGAAAGAGTATAGCTACTTGTAGAAGCTTCATAAAGGTATGCATCTCCAAAGATCGAATGGGAACGTACGCAGTTATAAAGGGAAAAATTTTAGGCACGGCACAaagaagaaattatatcctacacggTGCATCATGTCAATTATGGTTGTTCATTTCTATGGCGGTGCACCGAAAATGAGTATTTGATGAATGAAGGCTATAAAACCAAGCGGCTCTGTATCTGATTGGTATGATACACCGTCATGTGGTGCACGCAGTGTAGGATGTAATTTATCCGGTAAGAGATTGATGTTGATGTGGTGTGGATGGGGCACTTGGGGGATGGTCTAATCTTGGGGGatcctttctttttgttttcaagTATTGCACCAATTTCCAATTGCCATATAAGATAGAAAAATAAGCAAAGAATCATCACCtagataaagaaaaaggaaacataCTCCTCCCTACTTCATCACTTTCCTCTACGAGGGATAGCATGCAAATTTGGCTGCTAGTTAAACCTGTAACTTGTAAAAGAAATATTGCATACCAGTATATCTTTTGCAGGTGATAGATTTTACAAGAATATATTTATGCAATATATAAATTATATCAGTTTAATGAAAATGTTCGTTTACAGATACACAATAAGAGGGAAAGCTATCTTTTATTGGTTGCAGAACTCCTTTTATCATATTTTTCCCTTTTCTGTAAATTTTGGTGAATTTTGCTGCTTACATTTTAATTCCAATTGGCTACTTTCCGTTTTAGTTGATTATTTTAGAAGAGGTTCTGTGTTGGCTTATACGTGTATATTTATGTGACAGTGAAGTCATAGCAAGGGTTCACTCAAATTTGATAGATATGTGGAACAAGGTGGGTTATTAACCCCTCAACCACAAGGCAACTCAATCAGCAGACCTGGCACAAAGAGTTTACAGCACCTATATTCCTTTAGTTACCATAAAATTATAGCTTCAGTATTCCAACCCCAGAACGTTATTACTGGGTGCCCAAGTCATGGCAATTTGTCTTAACTGTTTGCAGGATTTCTTGCTTCCCACTATTTACCATTGCTTTCTTCACCTGCATTACCATCCTCAGCTAAGAATTGATTTCAAAACAAATATTGTAGTGAAGAACTTGGACCTCTCCACTGAATGGGAATGCATGATAAGGTCAATCAGAGCATTAAGGATGTGCAGGGGAATAAATATGAGGAATAGTTATGGTGTCATCACAAAATTTCTAACTGCAATTGAAGGCAAGCACATTCCCGAAAATCAATTCGGGACTGAGTGAAAATTCTTCGCACATGATAAACTGCTGATTGATACATGACAAGCACTTATGAGATGTTGGTGGAATTATTTGATACTGAGGGTCTAGATTCCATTCACTGGTTGCCCATAAATTTAGTGAAATCTGCAACTCTGCAAGTTGTCTAGGGCATAAAGGCATTTCTGGACAGTAGAGGGTGGAAGAAATAAGTTGTGCCGAAGTCCTTCCATGCTTGAATTCAATGCAGTAGACAAGTATAAATGGAGTCACTTGCATACAGCAGCATGGGACACGATGTTCTTCAGAGTTGCTTAATAAATCCAGAtggataaaataaaaatagcacATGACATTGGCTCCAGTGTTCTTTATTGGTGGCCAGCCTTGATTTTATACAACTGGTATGGTATATTGGCTGCTAAAAGAAAATCTAATATTCCTGGAAGAATTGCTaagttaaattaaaaaaaaaaaattcaaatgcaCTATAAGATAAAAATTtgcttttatataaaagcttatcTCTTTTCTTGCCAGTCGGACTTTCTTATTCTAAGAGGTTAGCTAGGCATGGGCTTATTCTGCAAGAAGTGCCTGAATAGTATCAGAGCCTGTCGAGGGCGATGAAGTGGAACCTCATGTCCTGCTCCGGTGATGGTTACGAAGGTAAGACCTTTATATACTTGACTCCATCCACCAACCTATCACATGAAAAAAGACAAAGGATAGGAAtaaaaagcaaaaagaaaaaaggagagcAATTAGCTCATGAAATGGAAACCTCCAGTTTGATTATTGGCCTAGGGATGGCCATCCTAAAGATGGCTTTCTTGGACTAACCTTTCCATGGTCATACCATGGATACCATCTGAGAAGGGTTGGGAGCTTGAGAGCATCGATCGAATATCTAGTTGCAGTCACAGGGACTACTGCATCTGTGTCTCCACTGTCAAAAGGTGCAGAGAGACAAGTAATTAGAAGCAGCAACGGAACTCAGAGCAATTTCTGAGTTCGAAATAGTTCACACAATCTACAGATCTGTGAAATTATCTTCATTAATCACCAAGCAACATGCTATTTCATTCATCATTCATCATCTATGGATTTACTATTAATACCAAATAATTCATACAAAGAATTTACGCTTTGATAATATTCTTTCTCCTTATTTTCAGCTTCTAATTCCAAATTCTAGAAAATCCAAAAAGATTACTGAAACCAGCTAGTTTTGTCTTACTTTACTAGGTCAGCTTTATTGATACATCTCCAgtattagaaagaaaaaaatataagcaCAGAGCATTTTAGACTTGATCAATTGAGATCTGGAAGAACTAACAAGGTATGCTTCAAACCTCACTATTACCAACATTGTGAGCATGCAAAGAAGTTGCAGTCAAAAAGATAAAGCTGAGATAGCTCTAGTGAAACTTCACAGAACATTGAGTAATCTGGTAAAGGTGCACTTGGTTTTGCATAATCCATGTTCATATCTAGTTAGACTAACATAATATATAGCACTTCTTCTCAGGTTATCACGTGTATGTGTGTCATTCATGTCCGTATCTAGATAGACTAACATAAAATAGAGcacttcctttttttccttttgtgtgCATGTGTCCTTGGATAAGCACATTCGAGAAAGTATAGTTAGAAGACATTTTCCTATTGCAATTACAAAAAGTCTTTAACACTTCCATTCTCCTTTACATTTTGATATTCAATTCTCCATTTACATTTTGATAGGCTTCAGTTCAGAAAATACTAAAAGTTAAGTTtgtaaaatatatattactGTTGCAAAAATAATTGTTTCACTTTCCTCTATTTCCAGATTGGGGCTCAATGAATAATATTAATCATGTgctcttttccttttgtttcattttccattttggtTTTGTTGAAAAGCAATTAGCAGGCTGCTATGTATCCTTGTGGTTAACTGAAGTCTTGGGAGAAGGCTAGCCTAAGTCTAATATGATACCAAGCTGGTGAATACTAAAGTAGCAAAGCGAAACAATTAAATCATGGACTTACTGCAAACTGAAAAGGTTGAACTCTTCACTATGTGAACCAAAAACTATGTTTTTCTGCGTCTCTCTACCAGCATGTGGATCAGAATCCTAGAAATTCACTTGTGTTAAAACTTTATTTGGTATTGTGAAATTTTGTATACAAGCTTCATAACATATGGAAGGCAAATGGTCTTAttttatatacacacacacacacacacccacacacaTATAATGAAGACAGTCTGAAATCataattagtaaacaaaagaagcaatagaaaaacaataaaaatgcaGAAATCCACACATCTTATAAGCTGATATGCTACATTGTGCAAGGCAAAAGATGTAAGTAGGCTTTCTTATTGTCAGGTGAGACATTAAAATTCTATAAATTGAGACTGCATCCTGTGAAGTTTCAAGCATTAGGCAAAACAAATAGCTTTGTAAATACAATACTCAACAGCGTAATATTTAACTAGTGAACAATAGCAATAAATGCATGTTCCACATACACAAAAAGTTAAATGTTTCTCTATATGATCAAATACAAGTCTTTACCTTTCTTCTTTAGGTAACCATATATAGCAACAATTTGTTCCCTCCATCTctagcttcctttttttttttggtgtttgaTTTTCAGTAAGTTACTTTTATTCCACTGATGCCCTATATAAGCTGGAAATGATATCTATTCTAGCAGACATCTTTTTATGCAAGCTTACTGAAAGTTAAAGTATGCTCCATAATAAAGGTGAGAACACATATATGTTCC containing:
- the LOC103718128 gene encoding protein transport protein Sec61 subunit beta; translated protein: MARGSAQSQASSSAGGAGRPMTVGPRGTAAAAAGMRRRRLGGGGGSSAGGGFGGGAAGSNMLRFYTDDAPGLKMTPTVVLVMSLCFIGFVTALHVFGKLYRYRSSATGGS